DNA from Deltaproteobacteria bacterium:
GACATAGAAAAAATATTTATGGGTAGCAGTCTTTTTAACTTGCTAAACGAAAAGGCACTATAAACAGACTGTAAACTGGTAAAAAAGTAAAAATCGTTTTAAAGATAATAAAAGAAGTGGCTGGGGTTAAGACGCGACCCCTTTATTAAAGATTTTGTTCTAATATTCCAAGTTTTATTTTTGTAGACGGTCTATTACTTATATCCCACATATTTTTATATTTTTTCATATTAGAATAAAAATTACTTTTTCCAGCATCCTGTAGCGGAATCCCATGATTTATCCACGCTGGCTCTGTCTTTGATTGAAATTACTATGGGTCTTAAGAAGATAGTAATTCTTTCCATTATTTCGCTGAATTCTTTATTTACATCATAAAGTCGTGATTTACGAAGAAAGGCAATCCATTGTTTCTGCCTTCCCTTATCTTTATGAAATTCTGGTCGGAAAGCCATGGGGTTGTCAGACAAGGAGGTTTTTCTTTTCTGAAAGGTAGATTCAATTGCTTTCTTTAGTCTGTTACCCTGAAAACTATGGCTAAGAGAAAGGCTATATATATCATAGAAATCCTTCATTCGACTATTAACCATAGCCAGCCTAACCATAGCTTCAAACTTTTCTGAAATAATACTTTCTATTGAGTAGACTTTGAGTTTCGGAGGTTTCTCCTCTAACAGAGTGGGAAAATCCATTAGTTTGGCTCCAGGAATTATTATATCTCCAAAACCAATGTCCATCTGTAATCTTTTTCTTGCCTGACCCAATGTTGCATCTACCTTGAGTCGTATTCCTCCATAATCAGTATTTTCTTTTATACATTCTGAAGTTACAGATGAAGTATTAAATCTAACTCCATCGTCACAAGATATCTCTACAATTTCTCTAAAAATATATTCAAGCTCAGCAGGGTCGTTTTTCACCTGTTCTGCAAGAAAATCAATGTCTTTGGTCGGACGAGACCTTGGCATCTTTAAACAAATTAAGAGAAGTCCGCCTTTTAATACTAAATGGTCAGAAAATTCAGAAATTGATAGGCGATAAAGGAACCTTTCCTGAAAATATCGTAACAAAAGAGCATCAAAATCTATACCCTCAGTTCTTGCAATATTCA
Protein-coding regions in this window:
- a CDS encoding nucleotidyl transferase AbiEii/AbiGii toxin family protein; the protein is MKREIKNKPASTRVRLMNIARTEGIDFDALLLRYFQERFLYRLSISEFSDHLVLKGGLLLICLKMPRSRPTKDIDFLAEQVKNDPAELEYIFREIVEISCDDGVRFNTSSVTSECIKENTDYGGIRLKVDATLGQARKRLQMDIGFGDIIIPGAKLMDFPTLLEEKPPKLKVYSIESIISEKFEAMVRLAMVNSRMKDFYDIYSLSLSHSFQGNRLKKAIESTFQKRKTSLSDNPMAFRPEFHKDKGRQKQWIAFLRKSRLYDVNKEFSEIMERITIFLRPIVISIKDRASVDKSWDSATGCWKK